The Paeniglutamicibacter cryotolerans DNA segment TAAGGACAGGAAGCTTCCCCACAAGTGGGCGAAGCCCGACGGTCCGACCCCCGGTCCGGCCTTCCAAAAACGCCTGCAGCTGGCACACCGCGTCTGGATCTCGCTTGCAGATGCAGAGAGCGAGGCCATCGCGCGCGCTTGGTTCATTGGCGGAAACCCCTTTTTGGACGAAGACACCCCGATCACCGCGATCCGCGAAGACCGGCACAAAGAGGTCTTCCAGGCACTGACGGCGTTCCTCGAGGACAGGCAAGACGTTTGAGCGGGCGGCAGTGCACAAAAACGGGTCTCTGGATCCTGGACGATTTCCGGTCCGGCCGCCGGGTTGCCACCGCCAACCGCGGTGCCTTGGATCCGCCCGAGCGTCTGAGCGGTGATGACCCGGCGGGCTGGAACCGCTATGACACGCCGGGCTCCACAGTCTATATTTCTGACAACGACGAGATCGCCTTCGCGGAAGTGCTGTCGGGGTACGCCATGAAGCTTGGCTCCAAGCACCCGATGCAAAAGGATGCCGACTTCATGGGCATGACCCTGGACGATTACTTCAAGGGCGTCAAAGACGACTGGGGCAACCAGGTCAAGATGGGCTGTCTGCCGCGGCACTGGCGCGATCGGCGCAACATCTACCAGCTCACACTGAACGGCGCGGGGTGGTGGGTCGATGTCGAACACCCCGACTCCATCTCAGCCATAAGCGCCGGCATCGGCGAGAAACTCAAAAATGAACTTGGCATCTCCCAGTTGACGCTCGGCGTCCTCCACGGGGAAAACCGGGCGGCGACGACCAAGATCGCCGCATGGATCCGCGAGCAGACAATGGATGACGGAAGCCTGCCGTTGGGTATTCGGTTCATGAGCAAACACGGTGGGGGTGACTGTTGGGCGTACTGGCTGCGCCGCCGGGACGATGGCTTGGACGGCGACGAAATGGCCTCCGATTCGGGCACCGGAATCCAGTCCCACAATTCCGCTCTACTGACCGTGGCAAAACGCTTCGGCATCAAGATCTGGTAGACAGAACGTGAGCACTCCCCCGGCCCCACTGCAGCAGTTTCAGGACATCTTCCCTGCCGCCTTCCAGACGTTACCGGCACCAGAGCTGCCCGACCGAGCCAACCTCAAAACGGTGCGAGCTGCCATCGCCGGCGCCTTGGCCCAGACACCTGCACAAGAGGTGGCGGAAGAGTGCGAACGATTCGGCCTCGCGCCACCCCAAGATGGTGAGGATCCCTGGAAGGGCAAGATCCGATACATCGAGAAAAAGCTCCGGGAATTCTCCCTGCAGCAGCTCGTCGCCCTGGGCCACCGGGTCAACGAGGAGCATCCTTCAACGGAACTCGAACATGTGCTTTCCCTTGCCGGCGTCGGCGGGGTGGCTGGCGACCTAAAGAACCTCATTTTTGCCGCAAACGGTCCGAAGCCCAAGATTGTCCTGCTCGATGCGGTGAACAACGACATCCAGATCACCAAAAACGCCGAACACTGTCTGGTCTACAACAGGTCACTACCGGCCGATGGACTGAGCTGGCGGGCACTGGTGTCCTGGTGGGCCGACACAGAAACCATCCCCGCCGAGACCGAACGCGAAACGGCCGGGACGCTCTACCGCCGTCTCATGGCATCGATGGAGGGCAACGGCGCCGAGCAATTCCTTTTCCAGCAATACTGCAGTCTGTACGGTGCCCACGGGTTTGACCTTCCGGCTCTGATCCCGCAGGTGTACCTGCATTACGATCCCTACACCAAACGCCACGGCGGTACGCTTCCTCGGCAACGGATGGATTTTCTCTTGCTGCTGCCGAACCGAAGGCGGGTCGTGCTCGAGCTGGACGGGGTCCAGCATTACGCTGACCCGGACGGGCGGGCCAAACCGAGGTTGTACGCCGAGATGGTGGCCGAGGACCGCCGACTCAGGCTCACCGGCTACGAGGTCTACCGCTTCGGCGGGTTCGAATTCGTGAACCGGGACCAGGCGGGGACCATGTTGAACGGCTTCTTCCGAGAGCTCCTCCAGTTGTGAATCGCGAGCTTGGAACTCCCGGCACCACATCCAACGATGCTCACGTGCCGGCCCGCACGTGGCACCTGTAGAACGCAGATAATGGCGGTTCCGTCGTTTTCCCTCAACATGAACCTATCCAGGTAGCTTCAAAGACCCCCAGCTAAACCGACAGTCAACCCAAATTACGACACTAACCTGATGGTTCTGCGTTGGTCTCCTGACGTCAGGATGATGTATACCCCAAACTGGCACGTGTGACCTGGCGCGCTATTTCACGCCATTGCTACCCATGCCCCACCCCCAGGCGGAAGCTCTAGCGGGCGGCCGAGGAACACCCGAGGAGGCAAGGGGTGAGCTCTTGGAGAGCGTCAACTCCGATTCCTGCCCTGGTGCGCGCAACTGGTGAGCGATGCAAACTTTGACACGAACGGCATGAGGCGGGCTAGTGATGGATATAGCTCCATCTCTAGCCCGCCCCATAGGGTGTTGCTTTACTGCTGTGGCCGTCTCAAGCTGTCCTACGGCCCGGTACTGCAGGTACTACCGGTGTTGCTGGTACTGCTGTGGTCGTCTCAAGCTGTCCGACGACCACGCCCTCCGGGTACTGCTTTACTGATTTACTGCTGGTACTGCCGGTTTTGCTGCGGCCGTCTCAAGCTGTCCGACGGCCGGATACTGCTGGTACTGCTTTACTGCTGGTACTGCTTGATTGCCGGGGTAACTGGTTCTGCTGTACTGCTGCGGTCGTCTCAAACTGTCCGACGACCACGCCCTCCGGCTACTGCTTTACTGCTGGTGTTGCTGGTACTGCTTGATTGCCGGGGTAACTGGTTCTGCTGTACTGCTGCGGCCGCCTCAAGCTGTCCGACGACCACGCCCTCCGGCTACTGCTTTACTGCTGGTGTTGCTGGTACTGCTGTACTGCTGCGGTCGTCTCAAGCTGTCCGACGACCACGCCCTCCGGCTACTGCTTTACTGCTGGTACTTCTTTACTGCGGTGGCCGTCTCAAGCTGTCCGACGGCCGGGTACTGCCATGCGGGGTTCCCCCGAAAGGAAGCAACTGCAGCTTCCTCAATCTGGGGGTAATTCGCTCTCCTCCCCCGCATGCCAAAAAATATAGTACTGCTTCCAGAGAAAATCAAATCCCCAAGTTTCCGGGGTTTTTGGAGGGGTTGGGCACCAAACCAAGCGAGGTCGCTGGCTTACGGCATGGTCCCCTCGGGATGCCCGGGGGTGACCTGGCCGTAGCGGACTCACCGGCGGGCAGATCCTGCCGGCCGGCCGGCGGTGGACCCACCGGGACGAGGAGCTGTCGATCGCGGTCATCGGGTTGCCACAAGCAAAGGCGCTACCTCAGGGGACAACCAATGAGTAGTCGAAGTCTTCGCAGCCGATGCTTGCGGTCAGTTCCGTGGTGCGGTTCTGGTCCTGGCAACGCAGCAAAATCGCTCATCGCGGCACGGAAGCCCCCGCAGAACCGCCTGGTGCGGCCGAGGGCACACCTCTGGCGCGTGATTCACACGGATCCTTGCCGGTTCCGCTGAAGAAACGGGTGTTCTCGGGTGCTCGGGCTTTGACCTGCAAGTTCCTGCCCGTGGGGTCACCGACACCCTTGTGGTCCAGGACCTTGATGCAGTCCGCTGAAAAGGTTGGTTCGGCGCGGGACCGGACCCCTGAGCTTGTTGGTCCGGAATGAGGCTTGGTTCCCCCTGGACGCCTGGGGTTGCCACGGGCTGTATTCAGCCACGGAAGCACTGGGCAGGGATGGATTTGACAGGGCCCGGCACTCGTTATTAGCCTATTGCTACTTGCATCCGTTGATGGATTTGACCGGCCAAGAGGGGAGGGACACGTCGCCGTTAAGCTAAACCTAAACCGAGACAAACCACCCCATTCATCGAGGGCCCCTCTGGCATAGAGGGGCCTTCTGTTTACCCGGAACGAGTCCCTCGTCCGCCCTCGAGGTGCGGGCATCTTGCCGCCTCTGCCCGGGCCGGGGAAAACAGCGAAGACGTTTATCCCCCCAAGCGGTGAAAACCTCAAGCGTCCGGCCGTGGAATCCCCGGCCGGGCGCTTGAGGCGATTCCATGGTGGTCGGCGACAGTCTGCCGGGCAGATGTTTCTCGCCGTGCAGTTCTTCCCTGGACGACGCCAACGGGCTGCCGGGCTGCGCCTTTTTTAGTAGGGGCGGTACTCGTCCACCATCGGGCAGTCGAACGGGTCGCAGGCGGAGATGTGTGTGATCGACTATCTGTAGGCCGTTTGAGCCAAGGAATCCAGCCAAGTTGGTGGCCGGTTTCCAGCCAAAAGAGCGGTAAGAATCAGGCCAGAGAATTCCACCCGGAAATCATCATTCCCGGACTGGCCTGCAGAGAAAGACCACCCGGTGGTTCGGGCCCGTCCAGTGTGTCAAGGCACATGGGCCCGCCACCACCCAGATAAGTTCCATACGGCGCTGCCATTGCAAAGCGTGTGCGCCGGAAGGAACTGGAAAGCAGATGACGGTACCCATGTCCGTACAAGAAAATATCAGAACTATGGATTCCCAGGGAATCTCGGGCCGGGAGATCGCCCGACGGTTGGGAGTCAGCCGGGACGCGGTCTCCAAGTACGCCAACCAACAGGATTTCTCCCCGGCCCCGGCGGCCCCCACCGCCCGGCCGGGCGCCTCGGTGCTCACCGGGTTCGAGCACCACATCGGGCAGTGGCTCACCGATGATGATCGCCGACCGCGCAAGCAGCGGCATACGGCCAAACGGGTCTTTGACCGGCTCGTGGAGGAACACGGTTTCACCGGCGCGTATTCGGCGGTGCAGCGGTACGCGAAGAAATGGAAGGCCGCCCACCGGAAGCCCGGGGAGGGCTTCACCGAGCTTCTCTGGCCCGCCGGCACCGTGCAGGTCGACTTCGGGCAGGCCGAAGCCATCATTGCCGGGGTCCGGCAGGTGCTGCACATCTTCTTGGTGACCTTCCCGTTCTCGAACATGCGCTTCGTACAGGCCTACCGCGGCGAGACCGCCGAATGCGTCGCCCACGGGCTGCGCACCGTGTTCGAGCACATCAACGCGGCGCCACGGCACCTGGTGTTCGACAACGCCACGGGCATCGGTCGGAGGGTCGGAACCAAGGTCGTCGAGTCGAAGCTCTTTGGTGCGTTCAAGCTCCACTACCGGTCCGAATCACGCTATTGCAACGCGTATTCGGGGCATGAGAAGGGCAACGAAAGAAAACGCGGTCGGGTTCCTGCGCCGCAACTTCATGGTCCCGCTGCCAGAAGCTGCCTCCCTGGCCAGGCTCAATGAGGTGTTGATGGCCAAATGCGACTCGTTGGCCGCCACCGTGCACTACCGCAAGGGCCTGCCCCTGGGCGAGCTGTTTGCCCAGGACGTGGCCGCGTCCCTTCAGCTGCCGGGGATCGGTTTCGAAGCGGTGCGCTACGAATCGCGCAGGGCCGACAAGACCGGGAACCTGCTCATTGATGGGAACACCTACGCAGCCGGGCCAATGTTCAATGGGCGGATGCTCACCGTGGGGCTGGGCCATGAGGTGGTGCAGATCCTGGACGAGCACTCGGCACCGGTGCGCACCTTCGAGCGTGTCTTCGGGACGCAGGCCGAGACGATCTTCGACCCGGCGTCCCCTCTCCCGTTGCTGGTGACCAAACCCGGTGCGTGGTCCCATTCCCCGTTGCGGACCCTGGTCAGCGACCCGGTGCGCGACTGGCTGGATGCGGCCACCGCCACCAACCGGCGCCGGTTGTTCAGCGCGGTGGACGCCGCGTCCGGGACCACCGGGTTCGATACCGCGATCCAGGCCGCCGACACCCTGATCCAGCGCGGGGACGAACCGGACATGGCCATGCTGGGCATGCTGGCCCGCCGCCTGGCCGACGGCACCGAACCACCGGCGGCCAACGTGGATCTGAGCGTCTATGACACCTTCACCATCCTGAACACCAGCACGGGAGAAGTCGCATGAATCCGATCACCGTCCAGGAGATCCTCGAGGCCGGAAAGCACGCCTCGCTGACCGGCAGCGTACTCACCGAGTGGGCCGAGAAAGGCACCCCGAAACAACGCGAATACCTGCACGGGGTCCTGGTCGCCGAGCACGAATCCCGACTCGAATCCCGGCGCCAGCGGCTGCTGAAGGCAGCGCGGCTGCCGGCCTTGAAAACCCTGAGCGGCTTCGACTACACCTGCGTGAAGTTCACCGGGGACTACGGACATGAGCCCCTGGAGTCCCTGGATTTCATCGACCGCGCCCAAGACCTCGTCCTCTATGGCGACGTGGGTACCGGCAAGACGCACATGGCCACCGCCTTGGTGGCCGCGGCCTGCCGGCGGGGCATCGCGGCCGGGTTCTTCACACCTCGGCGTTGGTGATGATGCTGCGCCGGGCCAAGGAGGAGGACCGGTTGGATAAGGAGCTCGCATCCCTGGCCAAAAATCAGGTCTTGGCCATCGACGAGCTGGGCTACCTGCCGATCGACACCGAGGGTGCCAGGCTGTTGTTCCAGGTCATCGCCGACAGCTATGAGAACCGTAGCTTGATCATTACCACCAACCTGGAGTTTTCAAGGTGGGGGACGGTGTTTGGGGATGACAACATGGCCGCTGCCGTCATCGACCGGCTGGTCCACCACGGAAGGCTGAACCGTCCCGGAAATCATGCCGCCGTCTTGTGGGCGGCAGCGTCGGGTAACGAGCCGGAAATTTCAGCATAGTAGGTTCGCTCAAATTCCTCCGGGGTTTGGTGTTCCAAAGTGGAATGCAAGCGCTCATTGTTGTACCAGTGAACCCAGTCGAAGACGACCTCAATCACGTCGGATTCAGTCTTCAGGGCCCCGGTTCGGAACGGTGAACCCTTGGCCACGGCTTCGTTCTTGAAGAGTCCCATCACGGTTTCGGCGGCCGCATTGTCGTACGCATCCCCGACGCTGCCGATCGAAGGGATCAGTCCCTCAATCTCCAGGGTGTCGGTGTAGCGGATCGAGGTGTATTGACTGCCCGCATCGCTGTGGTGCAGAAGTCCCTTGTCAACCGGTCTATTGGCGTTTTTTCGGCGCCATAGTGCCATCTTGAGGCACTGCTCCACGAAGGCGGTGTCCTTGACCGTGGAAGTTTCCCAGCCGACGATGGCCCGCGAATACAGGTCGATCACCAACGCGACGTAAACGAACCCGGAATACACCGGGACGTAGGTGAAATCGGTGACCCAAATCCGGTTTGGCGCGCTGGCCTGGAAATTGCGGTTCAGCCGGTCCCCGGCGCGTTTTCCGTCCTTGCCGGGGATGGTGGTGCGGGTCTTGCGGCCACGGACAAGCCCGTTCATGCCTTCGTCTCGCATGAGCCGGTCCACGGTGTGTTTGGAGGCCTCAGGGAAGTCATTGCGGCGCAGCCACGCGGTCATCTTCCGGCGACCGTAGAGGATTTCCGGCCGCGGCCGCCCCTTGGCGTCTGGGATGTTCAGTGCGCGTAACGTGTCGATGACCCTGGCGTCCTCGACCGCCCGCAGTGCCGGCAGTCGTGTTTTCCAGGCCCGGTAGGTCCGTGCGGCGACCTGCACGCCCTGCTCTCGCAGGACGGAACAGATCGACTCGACCGCATGGCCTTTGGCTCTCAGTTCGTCAATGAAACGGCAAATCAGCGGCGGCGAGGGTCGAGTTCCCTCGCGAAGAAAATCGATGCCGCTTTCAGGATCTCGTTGGCTTCCTTCAAGTCCCGGTTTTCGACCCGCAGCCGCTTGAGCTCATCGATCTCATCGGTGGTTGGGCCGTCCTTCTCGCCTGAGTCCACCTGGGATTGGACCACCCAACGGCGCAAGGACTCGGCGCCGACATCCAGCTTCGGGGCCAGTGCCTTGCATGCTGCGTAGAGCGATGGATATTCGGTGATTCGATCCAGGACCATGTTCACGGCACGGTCACGAACTTCGGCAGGGTATTTCTTGGGCATGGTTGCCATCTTTCTCAAAAAAGACAGCGGCATCAAACCCGGGACGGTTCACGTTGGCAGCCTATGTATACCGAGTTTGGCAAACATAGATCGCGCTGCCGCTGAAAGCGCAACCGCCGATAACCGCACATATGAAGTTATGGTTATCACTTCCATGCTGGACTCTTGGCCTTGCGCCTTTGGGT contains these protein-coding regions:
- a CDS encoding IS3 family transposase (programmed frameshift), encoding MPKKYPAEVRDRAVNMVLDRITEYPSLYAACKALAPKLDVGAESLRRWVVQSQVDSGEKDGPTTDEIDELKRLRVENRDLKEANEILKAASNFLREGTRPSPPLICRFIDELRAKGHAVESICSVLREQGVQVAARTYRAWKTRLPALRAVEDARVIDTLRALNIPDAKGRPRPEILYGRRKMTAWLRRNDFPEASKHTVDRLMRDEGMNGLVRGRKTRTTIPGKDGKRAGDRLNRNFQASAPNRIWVTDFTYVPVYSGFVYVALVIDLYSRAIVGWETSTVKDTAFVEQCLKMALWRRKNANRPVDKGLLHHSDAGSQYTSIRYTDTLEIEGLIPSIGSVGDAYDNAAAETVMGLFKNEAVAKGSPFRTGALKTESDVIEVVFDWVHWYNNERLHSTLEHQTPEEFERTYYAEISGSLPDAAAHKTAA